In Marinobacterium sp. LSUCC0821, the DNA window AGCAGACCGCCGACAAAACTCGCTAGTGGCACTAGGTATTGAATTAAACCAAACGAAAGACCGAATAGGCTTACACCCAACACAAGAAATGTCACTGCACCAAAGGCAGAACCGGCCGATACACCAACTAGACTCGGGTCAGCCAAAGGGTTACGAAACAGCGACTGAGCAACAGCACCCGTTAATGCCAGAAGCAGCCCACTGAACAACGCTTGCAGAGTACGTGGTGCGCGTAGATCCCAAAATAGCTGATTCGAGAGAGAGCCTGTATCGAGTAGTTCACGCCACTGCAACTCGACCGGCCCGAGAGTCAAATTCCATATTGAAGCAATCAATAACAATAAAAGAAGGATAAATAGTCGTATCATCTGAACAAGACCTCAGCGTTAAGCTGTCGTAGACTTGACCCAAAAGAGCCAACTGAGACCTGTACATGATTCTGAATAATGGTGGAAGCACTCCGGTCTGTAATGAGAGTGACATTCCTATGAATAGTAGTCGCGGCTTCGATATCGGCGAGCATGCAGTCGTGATTATCAGAAACAGTGCCGGAATCTTTGCCTACCGCAACAGCTGCCCGCATCGCGGCATTCGACTCGAGTGGCAACCAGACACCTTTCTTGATGTAGAAAAACAATTTATCCAGTGCGCCACCCACGGCGCGCTCTTTACCATTGAAGAGGGCGAATGCGTTGCTGGCCCCTGCCCAGGAGAGAAACTGGAGCAGATTGAACTGGAGATTAAAGAGGGTGTGGTTCACTTGACACTCTAACGTTTAACAAAGGCAGCAATTCGAGCAAGCGCTTCGCTGATATTCTGTTGTGTATTTGTGTAGGCAAAGCGAACGAATTTATTGGCGTTATGGGTACCAAAATCAGCGCCCGGCGTGGCGACCACTCCAGCTTCATTCAATAGCTCCCAACACCAGGCAAAACTGTCATCCGTGAACTTAGAGGCATCCGCATAAATATAGAAGGCGCCCTCGGGAGTAAGCGGAATATTAAAACCGATCTCTAAAAGCCCTTGAAGCATCAAATCACGACGCGCCTGTAACTCCAACTTGCGAGTTTCGAATAGCGCCAAAGCGTCTGGCTCAAATGCCCGCAATGCGGCATATTGCGAGAGCGTTGGTGGCGATATGTATAGGTTCTGTGCGATCTTCTCCATCTCAGCTACCGCCGCCTCACTTGCAACCACCCAACCAAGTCGCCATCCAGTCATCCCAAAATATTTCGAGAAAGAGTTCAGCACGATAGCGTTAGGATCGATGCTGATAGCAGTTGGCGTCATGCCACCGTAGGTAAGTCCGTGGTAGATCTCATCAACCACGAGGGTACCGCCCCTCTGCTGCACAACTTTAGCAATACGAGCAAGTTCACGCGGATCAATTACGGCACCCGTTGGATTGGCCGGCGATGCGATTAAGGCACCTGCCGTGTTCTCATCCCAATACTTTTCAACTAGGGCTGCACTCAATTGATAGTTTTGTTCATGATCGACAGGAATCGATTTTGAGCTCGCCTCAACGACACGTAAAAATTGACGATTACAAGGGTAGCCAGGATCGGCCATTAATAGATGCTTATCGCGCTCAACAACTAGTGCAGAGGCGAGCATCAAACCAGCCGAGGCGCCAGCAGTGACCAAAACTTGTTCTGGCTTAATTTGATGTCCATATCGATATGCATGAAAGGCTGCAATCTTTTCACGCAGCGGCATGATACCGGCTGCTGGGGTGTAACTTAGAGGCGTGGTATCAAGTAGACGTTTAGCCTCTTCAATAACCTGCGGGGCAGCCCCAAAATCGGGTTCCCCTGCTCCTAAATGAAGAATGGATCGACCAGAGTCAGCCAACACCTGAGCGTGTTTCAGGAGGTCCATAACTTTGAAGGATTCAATCGCCTCTGCACGGCGGCTCCACTGCTGACTCATCTAGGATTCTCATTAAATATCAATAAATAGTGGTGCATAGTATAGCCTTAGTCGCAGGCCTGAACTATCCGCAGAAAATCCAACTAGACACTACCCACGTATTGGTACTAGCCTTGGAGCTAGGGTTCTGGTAACTTCTCCCGCTTCATTGCGTTACCAAGTACTTTAATAAATTTTGGTTAACGAATAATTGATTAACCAATTTGAGATGTGAGGCAGTCATTATGCCAACAAATAGTGGACAATCTTTTTCTCATTTCGAGCCTTACCAAGCGAAGGATTCGGAAGAGTACATGAACGATGCGCAGCGTGATCACTTCCGTGCGATTCTAAATCAGTGGAAGGTAGAGCTGATGGAAGAGGTCGATATGACCATCAACCATCTAAAAGAGGAAGCAACTAACTTTGCTGACCCTACTGACCGCGCAAGCCAGGAAGAGGAGTTCAGCCTAGAACTTCGTACCCGCGACCGTGAGCGCAAACTGATTCGCAAAATCGACAAGGCACTTGAAGCTCTTGAAGAGGACGACTTCGGATACTGCGAAGCCTGTGGCGTAGAGATAGGCATCCGCCGCCTTGAAGCTCGCCCAACGGCTACACTCTGCATCGACTGCAAAACTCTTGCTGAGATAAAAGAGAAACAGACCGGTCATTAATAGATAGAGCGCGACTTCGGTCGCGCTTTTTCGTTATAGCCCTCGAAAAGCCAGAATATATTCAACGCTGTTTATGCAATATCGCGGCCGCTTTGCACCATCTCCCACAGGTCCTCTTCATCAAGGCTCACTCCTTACAGCACTCGCTAGCTACCTTGATGCCAAACATCATGGGGGCAAATGGTTAGTTCGAATCGAAGATTTGGACAGACCACGGTGCGACTACGCCCACGAACACTCCATTCTGACAACACTTGAAGCCTATGGTCTCGAGTGGGATGAAACCGTGCTACGCCAAAGCGATCAACCCGAGCGATACGAAGAGATATATCAGGGACTCCTCAATAGAAAAGAGGCCTACTTATGTGACTGCAGTAGAGCTGATCTGAAAAATCGCGGTGCGCTCAATCACTACGACAGATTTTGTCTGAACAAACAGAATGTTTCACAGCCAGCGGCTATACGATTCAAGGTTACTCAAACTTCACCTTTTGAAGATCGACTTTTGGGACAGCAAGCGATTTCATCTGGTGGCGTCAGTGACTTTATACTGTTACGCCGCGACGGCTTCATCGCCTATCAATTGGCTGTCGTTGTGGATGATTACGATCAAAATATAAATCAGATAGTACGGGGCAGTGACCTGCTATTGGAGACTGAGAAGCAGCGGGCACTTCAACTAACACTCAACTACCCAATGCTTGAGTATGCGCATCTCCCGTTAGTTCTTGCAGAAGATGGCCAAAAACTGAGTAAACAGACCTTTGCAACAGCTATCAAGAGAGACGCTAAAAGCATCTACGAAAACTTAATGCTTGCACTTCAGCGCTTAGGCCAACTGACTGAAGAGCCCGAAACACCTGACGATCCAGTCAACTTATTAGACTACGCAACCAAGCGCTGGGATATATCTAAAGTACCAAAAGTGATAAAAACCACCACTTAGATTAGACCTTGGTATAAAAGTGTAAATTTTTTTCACTTTTAGGTTGAACAGAGCTCATGAGTTGCCTATATTCCGTCCCACAACAACAACAAATCACCAAACGGTTGCTCGAATAAAAATAAAAATGGGCAGAACGAGGTGAAGTAAAGCTCCTAACAAAAATAAAAAAGGGAGCCCTGTCGACCGCGAAGACTGTTTCAACAAGGGACAATAAAAATAAAAACCACATTGGAACAGCTTCGCGGCCGAACCCCCCAAACATCTCCTAAAGCTCAAATTGAAATCAAATTACTCAAACCGTCTCTCTGCTGATAGAATGCGCCTTTCAGTGAAATTGGAACTGCGTAAAATCGCATGACTTCTCAGATAATTCTATTTCTACTTGGCGTAAGTGCCATTGCCGGACTCTATGTCGTACTGCGCCCAAAGCGAAGCGCTAACTCTGATCAAACGGGCATCACTACAGTAAAGTCTAATGATGACCTGAACCGTCTTCTCAACGAAGGTGAACGTCGCGTTATTCCTGAGTCGATCCACAAAATTCCACGACACGCGCTTGATGATAATGCGATGCGTGTGGTCTACCGACTTCTTGATAATGGCTACGAAGGCTACCTGGTAGGTGGTTGTGTGCGCGACCTACTTGCAGGCACAGAACCAAAAGATTTCGATGTTGTGACATCAGCAACGCCAGAACAGACTGAGCCTCTTTTTAATAATGCTCGCTTGATTGGCCGCCGCTTTAAAATTGTCCATGTACGTTTTGGCCGTGAAATCATTGAAGTGGCAACCTTCCGCGCATCTCATGACAGTGATGCCAATTCAGGAGACCAGGGCAAGCAAGCTGCTTCAGGCATGTTAATGCGTGATAATGTTTATGGCTCGTTAGAAGATGACGCATTGCGCCGCGACTTCACTATCAATGCCCTCTATTACAATGTCAGTGATAATGCTGTTTACGACTTTGCGAATGGCTATCCAGACCTCCTAGCAAAACAGATTCGTATCATTGGTGACGCAGAGTCCCGATACCGTGAAGATCCTGTACGCATGCTGCGTGCAGCTCGCTTTGCTGCAAAGCTTGGCTTTGAGATTGAGAAAGAGACGGCAGAGCCGATACGCCGCATGGGCAGCCTCATTGCTAAGGTCTCATCTGCTCGTATGTTTGACGAAGTTCTTAAGCTTCTTCAAACCGGTTATGGAGAAGCCTGCCTGCGCCAACTCCTTCGCTTTGATCTACTGCGATTCTTACTGCCAGCCAATGATCGTATGCTCGGTTCAGACACCTACCCTGTCGATGCGCTGACCAACAATGCGCTACGAAATACCGACCGTCGCTTAAGCCAAGGCAAAAGTGTTAACCCCGCTTTCCTTTTTGCGGCAATGCTCTGGTATCCACTGGTTGAACGCATGGAGAAGCTAAAAGACCGTCGCGATCTTCCACCTCTACAACGCCTGCACGAAGCGGCTAATCAGGTGCTTGCTGAGCAGGTAAAAGCCACAGCGATTCCACGTAGACACTCGACTACCATTCGTGAAATCTGGGAACTGCAACACCGATTGCTGCGCCAAGATCATGCTGAGCGTCTAATCGAGCACCCACGTTTCAGAGCGGGCTACGACCTACTCGTTCTGCGTGAGGAGAGCGGCGAAGATTTGAACGGCATCAGCCGCTGGTGGACTGACTATCAGAATGCCAATCCTGATACTCGACCTAAGCCTGAGCGCACTCCACGACGCAAAGGACCACCACGCAAACGCCGAAGCAATAGAGCACCTCGAGATAACAGCTAATGGCTATCTGCTACATTGGGCTTGGCAGCAACTTAGAAGATCCGCGCCAGCAGGTAAGCGATGCTCTCAAAGAGCTGCAAGAGATTAGCAATACAGAACTGCTCTCTCACTCGCTGCTTTACCGCTCTGATCCAGTTGGCCCTCCCGGCCAACCTGACTACATTAATGCAGTCGCAAAAATTAATACCTCACTAGAACCAGAGGAGCTTCTCGATGCGCTGCAAGCGATTGAGCAAGCGCATCAGCGCGTTCGTATAGAGCACTGGGGACCTAGAACCCTGGATCTTGATCTACTGCTATACGCTAACGACGAGATCGATACTGAACGACTCAAAGTTCCACACCCATTCATGACAGAGCGCAGCTTTGTTCTCTACCCACTAGCTGAGATCGAACCTAATCTAGTGCTACCAAAGGGTGATCACCTAAGCGATATTTTGGTGCAATGCCCTATGGGCACACTTGAGCCAATCGCATAAAATAGAAGACTCAACAGAGCACTCAATAAACCGAAGAGAGTATTTGGATGAAAGCTGTAACCCTGCACGACCTATCTGCAAAAAAACGTGCCGGTGAAAAGTTCGCCGTACTAACTGCTTATGACTCAACCTTCGCCCATGTCGCAAGTAGCGCCGGTGTAGAAGTTTTATTGGTTGGAGACTCTCTCGGCATGGTCCTTCAAGGGGAGAACAGCACACTACCTGTTACCGTTGAGGATATGGCATACCACACCCGTGCTGTTGCTAAAGGGAATCAAGGCGCGCTCATCATGAGTGACCTACCCTTCATGAGCTACGCAACACTTGAGCAAGCACTAGAGTCGTCAGCTGCGATTATGCGTGCAGGTGCACACATGGTGAAGCTTGAGGGTGGAATGTGGTTAGCCGACACGATTAAGGCACTTTCACAACAAGGCGTTCCTGTATGTGCACACCTAGGCCTAACCCCCCAGTCGGTTAATAAACTTGGGGGTTACAAAGTTCAGGGACGTGATAACCATGCAGCGACTCAGATGCTCGAAGATGCAAAACGTCTTGAAGAGGCTGGCGCAGATATCCTGTTACTTGAGTGTGTACCGACACTACTAGCCGCTGAGATCACCAAGAACTCTAACGTCCCTGTAATCGGTATAGGTGCTGGCCACCACACTGATGCTCAGGTATTGGTTATGCACGATATGCTGGGCATTACTCCTGGGCGTACTGCCAAGTTTGTGAAGAATTTCATGGCGGAGGCTACCTCTATACAAGGTGCCATTGAAAAGTACGTTGCTGACGTAAAATCTGCCACATTCCCAGACGCTGACCACAGTTTCGAATAGATCATGAAGACAGTTACTACTATTACGGAGCTGCGTGCAGCAGTCTCTGAAGCTCGCACTGCGGGCAAAAAAGTGGGTTTTGTACCAACCATGGGCAACCTACATCAGGGCCACCTCAATCTCTTAATTAAGGCCCGTGAGATCTCAGACTTTGTTGTCTCTTCGATTTTTGTAAACCCGCTTCAGTTTAATAACAAAGATGATCTAGAGCGCTACCCGCGTACATTGGCCGAAGACCAAGCTAGTCTTGAGGCGTTTGGTTGTGATCTTCTATTTGCACCTGCAGAAGCAGAGGTCTACCCAAACGGACGCGAGTCGCAGACCTTCGTAGAGGTACCTGAGATATCATATATGTACTGTGGCGCTAGCCGTCCAGGGCATTTCCGAGGTGTCAGCACAATCGTTAACAAGCTCTTTAATCTGGTACAACCAGATCTAGCTGTGTTCGGGCGCAAGGACTTTCAACAACTACATGTTATTCGGCGCATGGTTGATGACCTCTCGATGCCAGTCGAGATTATTGGCGTTGAAACCGCACGAGCTGATTCAGGCTTAGCCCTAAGCTCGCGTAATGGTTATCTAACAACCGAAGAGCTTGCAGCGGCACCAACTCTGTATGCGCAGTTGTGCAATATGCGTGATCAAATTCAGGCGGGCTCTAAGGAGTTTGCGGTGATGATTGTGAAGGCTAACGAGGCACTTGAGGCAGCAGGCTTTAAACGAGATTACATTCACATCGTAAACCGTAACACTCTACAGCCAGCAGCAGATGGAGATTCAGAGCTCGTTATTCTCGCAGCTGCCTACTTAGGCCATGCTCGATTGATCGATAATCTTGAGTTTGACCGCTAGCAGCTTAACTGCGATCAGCTAATTCACCCGCTGTTTAAAATAGGGCGAAAAGTCTCGTACAAGCTTCAAATTAGCTTCTAACGAGCGCGCCCTTACCTATCCCTTCAAAACCACGCACCTCAATTTGATGCCCCTGCAGCGCTGCAGATATCTGGTTTGCTAGGTGTTCGGTAATCAGCTCAACGGTAGAGTCCGTCGCAATCATGTAAACCTTGGATGTCGGGAGTTTCAACTCAAAATCCCCCTGAGGTGCCGTGTAGGCGAAGTGAGAGATGCCCTCATCTTCTGAAACCAGATGTGATTGGGTACCTATGTAGATGTCACAAAAGTTTGTTGCCCACTGAGCCTCAAGATTTTTATGGCGCTGTCCATCCACCAGAATTTGAATACGTGAACGGTGGCCATGCGCTATGCGCTGACAGTTACCATCGTGCTTCTGCAATCCATGAGAGTAATGGTAGTAAGCATCCTCTATCACCTCAGGATAGAGTGTCAGATGAATACCTGATACATCTGGAAAGAGCGCTGCCAATTCACCTTCACACCAGCGAGCAACCTGCTCTGGCTCAATTGCCGTGAGAGGCAGAATTTCAAATGCTTGGTGTGGCCCTGAACAGAAAAAGGGTTCGCCCGAAGGGTAACGCCACTTAACAGCTGTTTTAGAACTGTTCACATCAAGTGATAGATTTGGGGTGTTGTGTGCAATAACTAAAGAGTGATCCAGCGTCGCATCAAACCACTGTTTAACGCGTTTTTTGACCACACCAAAGTCACAGATCATCCCCTCATCATTCAGTGTGCCATCTAGCTCAAGTCTAACCGCCCATGATTCACCCACAAGACCGCGTTCTGCATCGAGATAAGAGAAATCAACATGGGTTAAATCATCAACAAAAAGCTTCACAGCACACCTCAATTTTGGAATTGGCGTATTTTATCCTAACCCAAAGTCGGTGAATACTCGGAAGCTGACTCTTGCTCCGCTATACTAGGCCCAAATGTACTTTTGGCTCTGCAACACCCTTTGCGTAGCAACTGAATTTAATCCCGGAAAAATGAGTCCCCAATGCGTCTTGATAAGTATCTTGCCCAAGCAACCGGCTATTCTCGTAAAGATGTGAAGCGCATGCTTCACTCAGAAGAGGTTAGCGTGAATGGCGAGATTGAGCGCAATGCTGCACGGCATGTATCCGATGAAGATGAGGTGGTGCTCGACGGTTATCAAATCGATACCCCGCGCGATCGTTTCATCATGCTCAATAAGCCTGAGGGCTATGTCTGCTCACACGACGAGGGGTCACATCCATCGGTGCTAGGATTAGTCGACATACCACGCCCAGAGAATCTAACGATTGCAGGGCGTTTGGATGTGGATACGACCGGTCTCGTTCTTATGAGCGATGATGGCCAATGGTGCCACCGCATCACCTCACCCCGCCATAAGTTAGGCAAAGTCTATGAAGCCACCCTAGCTGACCCTATTGATGAGAGCTATATAAAAGCCTTTGAGAAAGGGATTCAGCTTAATGGTGAGAAGGGACTTACCAAACCTGCAGAGCTTGAAATATTAGATAGTCACCTCGCTCGCGTCGTTCTCTTTGAGGGACGTTACCATCAGGTTAAACGTATGTTTGCCGCCCTTGGCAACCGCGTTGATGAACTCCATAGACTCTCTATCGGCCCTATTGAACTTGATGAGATGTTAAACCCTGGAGAGTGGCGCGAACTGAGCGACGAGGAAGTAGCGAGCATTCTCAATGGCTAACTACGAATCCCTTATCAACCAGCAGATTAACCAAAACAGAGCGGGACTGCTTGTTGTTGATGAGAACCTCAACCCTGCACTTATAAATAGCTGTGATGGCTGGCATGCTCTCACGAACCGCTTTGACCAACACAATGATCTGTTAAGCCGCGGGTGGTCCTGCACATTTTCCGACTTTGTATGGCCGGGATCATTTAAGGCTGAGGTGCTGGTCTGTCGCATCTCCAAAGAGAAGGCGGTTGTAAACCATATCCTCAATCTTGCGGCTGAACAGCTAAAACCTGGCAGTAAAGTCATTCTACTGGGTGATAAATCAGAAGGGATTAAGAGCTACGCCAAAAATGGTCAAAAGCGACTTGGTGGTATTAGAGAAGAAGAGAAAATTGGCGGTGATAGTTGGAAAATAGAGTTATCAGTAGGCTCTGTTATTGGCGAGCCACTTGATGATCAAAAGTACCCTGAGCTTCGAGAGATCGAAAATGTAGGTAAGTACACACTATTCTCAAAGCCTGGTGTTTACGGCTGGAAAAAGATCGACAAGGGGAGCCAACAGCTCATTGAGCGACTTCCACAAATGCTAGAAGCTACACTTCCGCTGGGTGATATTCGTATCTTAGACCTTGGGTGCGGCTCCGGCTATCTAACAGTTGCCAGCTGCGGTCCTACCACACACGGAGTTGCGACTGATAATAACGCTGCAGCTGTGATGGCAACGTGCCACACTATTGAACAAGCTGGCCTGAATATTGAGACAGTTGTGAGTAATGCTGGCGAAGAGCTTGAGTCAGGGTTTGATGTAATTCTCTGCAACCCCCCTTTTCACAGCGGCTTTGGCATCGATTACGACCTGACTGACCGTTTCTCAAAACAGGCTGCCAGATTGCTAACAAATGACGGTATCGCATGCTTTGTGGTCAATCAGCATGTACCATTAAAGCGAATTGCTTCAGCCTATTTTCACGTCGTTGAACTAGATTTAGACAGCAATAATTTCTGCACATACAAATTGCAAAAACCTAAGCGTTAAGGACCTATGGCTAACAACTATCTCCAACAATCGATCTTCTTTTTCAAAAGCAATCTGAGTGCCCTGATTAGCATACAGCTTCCGTTTATAGTGCTACTGATGTTTCTTCAGACTAGTAGCACTATCGGCATGGCCGATGGCCAAGATATGCAGAAGCAGTTGATGATGCTG includes these proteins:
- the panB gene encoding 3-methyl-2-oxobutanoate hydroxymethyltransferase — encoded protein: MKAVTLHDLSAKKRAGEKFAVLTAYDSTFAHVASSAGVEVLLVGDSLGMVLQGENSTLPVTVEDMAYHTRAVAKGNQGALIMSDLPFMSYATLEQALESSAAIMRAGAHMVKLEGGMWLADTIKALSQQGVPVCAHLGLTPQSVNKLGGYKVQGRDNHAATQMLEDAKRLEEAGADILLLECVPTLLAAEITKNSNVPVIGIGAGHHTDAQVLVMHDMLGITPGRTAKFVKNFMAEATSIQGAIEKYVADVKSATFPDADHSFE
- the gluQRS gene encoding tRNA glutamyl-Q(34) synthetase GluQRS, with product MQYRGRFAPSPTGPLHQGSLLTALASYLDAKHHGGKWLVRIEDLDRPRCDYAHEHSILTTLEAYGLEWDETVLRQSDQPERYEEIYQGLLNRKEAYLCDCSRADLKNRGALNHYDRFCLNKQNVSQPAAIRFKVTQTSPFEDRLLGQQAISSGGVSDFILLRRDGFIAYQLAVVVDDYDQNINQIVRGSDLLLETEKQRALQLTLNYPMLEYAHLPLVLAEDGQKLSKQTFATAIKRDAKSIYENLMLALQRLGQLTEEPETPDDPVNLLDYATKRWDISKVPKVIKTTT
- a CDS encoding aminotransferase class I/II-fold pyridoxal phosphate-dependent enzyme; the protein is MSQQWSRRAEAIESFKVMDLLKHAQVLADSGRSILHLGAGEPDFGAAPQVIEEAKRLLDTTPLSYTPAAGIMPLREKIAAFHAYRYGHQIKPEQVLVTAGASAGLMLASALVVERDKHLLMADPGYPCNRQFLRVVEASSKSIPVDHEQNYQLSAALVEKYWDENTAGALIASPANPTGAVIDPRELARIAKVVQQRGGTLVVDEIYHGLTYGGMTPTAISIDPNAIVLNSFSKYFGMTGWRLGWVVASEAAVAEMEKIAQNLYISPPTLSQYAALRAFEPDALALFETRKLELQARRDLMLQGLLEIGFNIPLTPEGAFYIYADASKFTDDSFAWCWELLNEAGVVATPGADFGTHNANKFVRFAYTNTQQNISEALARIAAFVKR
- a CDS encoding 6-carboxytetrahydropterin synthase, which translates into the protein MKLFVDDLTHVDFSYLDAERGLVGESWAVRLELDGTLNDEGMICDFGVVKKRVKQWFDATLDHSLVIAHNTPNLSLDVNSSKTAVKWRYPSGEPFFCSGPHQAFEILPLTAIEPEQVARWCEGELAALFPDVSGIHLTLYPEVIEDAYYHYSHGLQKHDGNCQRIAHGHRSRIQILVDGQRHKNLEAQWATNFCDIYIGTQSHLVSEDEGISHFAYTAPQGDFELKLPTSKVYMIATDSTVELITEHLANQISAALQGHQIEVRGFEGIGKGALVRS
- the rsuA gene encoding 16S rRNA pseudouridine(516) synthase RsuA, with the protein product MRLDKYLAQATGYSRKDVKRMLHSEEVSVNGEIERNAARHVSDEDEVVLDGYQIDTPRDRFIMLNKPEGYVCSHDEGSHPSVLGLVDIPRPENLTIAGRLDVDTTGLVLMSDDGQWCHRITSPRHKLGKVYEATLADPIDESYIKAFEKGIQLNGEKGLTKPAELEILDSHLARVVLFEGRYHQVKRMFAALGNRVDELHRLSIGPIELDEMLNPGEWRELSDEEVASILNG
- a CDS encoding Rieske (2Fe-2S) protein: MILNNGGSTPVCNESDIPMNSSRGFDIGEHAVVIIRNSAGIFAYRNSCPHRGIRLEWQPDTFLDVEKQFIQCATHGALFTIEEGECVAGPCPGEKLEQIELEIKEGVVHLTL
- the folK gene encoding 2-amino-4-hydroxy-6-hydroxymethyldihydropteridine diphosphokinase: MAICYIGLGSNLEDPRQQVSDALKELQEISNTELLSHSLLYRSDPVGPPGQPDYINAVAKINTSLEPEELLDALQAIEQAHQRVRIEHWGPRTLDLDLLLYANDEIDTERLKVPHPFMTERSFVLYPLAEIEPNLVLPKGDHLSDILVQCPMGTLEPIA
- the panC gene encoding pantoate--beta-alanine ligase, with the protein product MKTVTTITELRAAVSEARTAGKKVGFVPTMGNLHQGHLNLLIKAREISDFVVSSIFVNPLQFNNKDDLERYPRTLAEDQASLEAFGCDLLFAPAEAEVYPNGRESQTFVEVPEISYMYCGASRPGHFRGVSTIVNKLFNLVQPDLAVFGRKDFQQLHVIRRMVDDLSMPVEIIGVETARADSGLALSSRNGYLTTEELAAAPTLYAQLCNMRDQIQAGSKEFAVMIVKANEALEAAGFKRDYIHIVNRNTLQPAADGDSELVILAAAYLGHARLIDNLEFDR
- the pcnB gene encoding polynucleotide adenylyltransferase PcnB; amino-acid sequence: MTSQIILFLLGVSAIAGLYVVLRPKRSANSDQTGITTVKSNDDLNRLLNEGERRVIPESIHKIPRHALDDNAMRVVYRLLDNGYEGYLVGGCVRDLLAGTEPKDFDVVTSATPEQTEPLFNNARLIGRRFKIVHVRFGREIIEVATFRASHDSDANSGDQGKQAASGMLMRDNVYGSLEDDALRRDFTINALYYNVSDNAVYDFANGYPDLLAKQIRIIGDAESRYREDPVRMLRAARFAAKLGFEIEKETAEPIRRMGSLIAKVSSARMFDEVLKLLQTGYGEACLRQLLRFDLLRFLLPANDRMLGSDTYPVDALTNNALRNTDRRLSQGKSVNPAFLFAAMLWYPLVERMEKLKDRRDLPPLQRLHEAANQVLAEQVKATAIPRRHSTTIREIWELQHRLLRQDHAERLIEHPRFRAGYDLLVLREESGEDLNGISRWWTDYQNANPDTRPKPERTPRRKGPPRKRRSNRAPRDNS
- the dksA gene encoding RNA polymerase-binding protein DksA gives rise to the protein MPTNSGQSFSHFEPYQAKDSEEYMNDAQRDHFRAILNQWKVELMEEVDMTINHLKEEATNFADPTDRASQEEEFSLELRTRDRERKLIRKIDKALEALEEDDFGYCEACGVEIGIRRLEARPTATLCIDCKTLAEIKEKQTGH
- a CDS encoding methyltransferase, translated to MANYESLINQQINQNRAGLLVVDENLNPALINSCDGWHALTNRFDQHNDLLSRGWSCTFSDFVWPGSFKAEVLVCRISKEKAVVNHILNLAAEQLKPGSKVILLGDKSEGIKSYAKNGQKRLGGIREEEKIGGDSWKIELSVGSVIGEPLDDQKYPELREIENVGKYTLFSKPGVYGWKKIDKGSQQLIERLPQMLEATLPLGDIRILDLGCGSGYLTVASCGPTTHGVATDNNAAAVMATCHTIEQAGLNIETVVSNAGEELESGFDVILCNPPFHSGFGIDYDLTDRFSKQAARLLTNDGIACFVVNQHVPLKRIASAYFHVVELDLDSNNFCTYKLQKPKR